In Janibacter sp. CX7, a single genomic region encodes these proteins:
- a CDS encoding DUF3618 domain-containing protein, producing MSNDTPSMTKLENDIITTRDRLAQTIDELSVRAAPKNVVARQKEQAKASFTAATRTESGELRMDRVAIAAAAVVGLVVLKVISSNRKAKKWERQRAKRSW from the coding sequence GTGAGCAACGACACCCCGAGCATGACCAAGCTCGAGAACGACATCATCACGACGCGTGACCGGCTCGCCCAGACCATCGACGAGCTGAGCGTGCGCGCCGCGCCCAAGAACGTCGTCGCCCGGCAGAAGGAGCAGGCCAAGGCCTCCTTCACCGCCGCGACCCGCACCGAGTCCGGCGAGCTGCGCATGGACCGCGTCGCGATCGCCGCCGCGGCCGTCGTCGGCCTCGTCGTGCTCAAGGTCATCTCGAGCAACCGCAAGGCCAAGAAGTGGGAGCGCCAGCGCGCCAAGCGCTCCTGGTGA
- the bcp gene encoding thioredoxin-dependent thiol peroxidase, which translates to MGERLTPGDAAPDFTLPDDTGAEVSLSDFRGKQVIVYFYPAAMTPGCTKQACDFSDSLEALRAADTEVIGISPDQPAKLAKFRERDGLTITLLSDADKSVMTAWGAYGEKKLYGKVVEGVIRSTVVVGPDGVVTHAQYNVKATGHVARIRRDLGIE; encoded by the coding sequence GTGGGCGAGAGACTCACCCCGGGCGATGCGGCCCCCGACTTCACCCTCCCCGACGACACCGGCGCGGAGGTCTCCCTGAGCGACTTCCGCGGCAAGCAGGTCATCGTCTACTTCTACCCGGCGGCGATGACCCCCGGCTGCACGAAGCAGGCGTGCGACTTCAGCGACTCGCTCGAGGCCCTGCGCGCCGCCGACACCGAGGTCATCGGCATCTCGCCGGACCAGCCGGCGAAGCTCGCGAAGTTCCGTGAGCGTGACGGGCTGACGATCACCCTGCTGTCCGATGCGGACAAGTCGGTGATGACGGCCTGGGGCGCTTATGGTGAGAAGAAGTTGTACGGCAAGGTCGTCGAGGGAGTCATCCGCTCGACGGTCGTCGTCGGACCGGACGGCGTGGTGACCCACGCCCAGTACAACGTCAAGGCGACGGGCCACGTGGCCCGCATCCGCCGCGACCTCGGCATCGAGTAA
- a CDS encoding energy-coupling factor ABC transporter permease: MHVPDAFLDAPTSLATGGVAIAGVALALRRTPSDLDDRVAPLAGLVATFVFAAQMLNFPVAGGTSGHLLGGALAAVLVGPWTATLCITVVLLVQALVFADGGLTALGTNVTLMALVGVWVGWVVFVLARRLLPARPASIPVAAAIGAFASVPCAAVVFAGLFMVGGTASVDAGALLTAMVSWHLLIGLGEAAITFLVVSAVVGVRPDLVRGAEHLSPSAHVPRESMRATR, encoded by the coding sequence ATGCACGTGCCCGATGCTTTCCTCGATGCTCCGACCTCCCTCGCCACGGGGGGTGTGGCGATCGCGGGGGTGGCCCTAGCGCTGCGACGAACCCCGAGCGATCTCGACGACCGGGTGGCCCCGCTCGCCGGTCTCGTCGCCACCTTCGTCTTCGCCGCCCAGATGCTGAATTTCCCCGTCGCCGGCGGCACCTCCGGCCACCTCCTCGGCGGTGCACTCGCGGCAGTCCTCGTGGGACCGTGGACCGCCACCCTGTGCATCACCGTCGTCCTGCTCGTCCAGGCGCTCGTCTTCGCTGACGGCGGCCTCACCGCCCTCGGAACCAACGTCACACTCATGGCGCTCGTCGGCGTGTGGGTCGGCTGGGTCGTCTTCGTCCTCGCGCGACGCCTCCTGCCGGCGCGGCCGGCCAGCATCCCCGTGGCCGCCGCGATCGGCGCCTTTGCGTCCGTGCCCTGCGCCGCGGTCGTCTTCGCCGGGCTCTTCATGGTCGGTGGCACCGCGTCCGTCGACGCCGGCGCCCTGCTCACCGCCATGGTGAGCTGGCACCTGCTCATCGGCCTCGGCGAGGCGGCCATCACCTTCCTCGTCGTCTCGGCGGTCGTCGGGGTGCGGCCTGACCTCGTGCGCGGTGCGGAGCACCTCTCACCCTCGGCACACGTGCCCCGCGAGAGCATGAGAGCGACCCGATGA
- a CDS encoding PDGLE domain-containing protein, which yields MKARVSTRAFVLGGLVVCLILSSVVSFWASGHPDGLEHVAETLGFAGAAGDHGASGSPFADYGTKGIGDGFLSGGLAGFVGVLLTGALMWVLLRLARRRG from the coding sequence ATGAAGGCCCGCGTCTCGACCCGCGCCTTCGTCCTCGGCGGACTGGTCGTCTGCCTCATCCTCTCCTCCGTCGTGAGCTTCTGGGCCTCCGGGCACCCCGACGGGCTCGAGCACGTGGCCGAGACGCTCGGCTTCGCCGGTGCCGCGGGCGACCACGGCGCATCCGGCTCCCCGTTCGCCGACTACGGGACAAAGGGAATCGGTGACGGCTTCCTCTCCGGCGGTCTGGCGGGGTTTGTGGGCGTGCTACTCACGGGTGCCCTCATGTGGGTCCTGCTCCGACTCGCCCGTCGTCGCGGCTGA
- the cbiQ gene encoding cobalt ECF transporter T component CbiQ, translated as MSLHSPTRLHAFPAHLKIVAAMLYVIAVVLTPREAVWALGLQALLLLGVVLVSRVPLRHLAPRLLVEVPFVLFAVLMPFVATGPRVDVGPLSLSEAGLWGGWNLLVKGTLGVGASLVLAATTTPSDVVAGLARLRLPAQLVLILGFMVRYTEVISGQLQAMRVARESRGFSGRGLRAWPALASTAGSLFVRSYERGERVHLAMLARGFDGRTHVERTPVAGSTWAVAMLLPVGATIVLAAARLGA; from the coding sequence TTGAGCCTGCACTCCCCCACGAGACTCCACGCGTTCCCGGCGCACCTCAAGATCGTCGCGGCGATGCTCTACGTCATCGCCGTCGTGCTCACCCCGCGGGAGGCGGTGTGGGCGCTCGGGCTGCAGGCACTGCTCCTGCTCGGCGTCGTCCTGGTGAGCAGGGTGCCGCTGCGGCACCTCGCTCCTCGGCTGCTCGTCGAGGTGCCTTTCGTCCTCTTCGCCGTACTCATGCCCTTCGTCGCGACTGGCCCCCGCGTCGACGTCGGGCCGCTGTCGCTGTCAGAGGCGGGGCTCTGGGGCGGGTGGAACCTCCTGGTCAAGGGCACACTCGGCGTCGGTGCCTCACTGGTGCTCGCGGCGACGACCACCCCCTCCGACGTCGTCGCCGGGCTGGCTCGGCTACGTCTGCCGGCGCAGCTCGTGCTCATCCTCGGCTTCATGGTCCGCTACACCGAGGTCATCAGCGGGCAGCTGCAGGCGATGCGGGTGGCCCGGGAGTCGCGCGGTTTCAGCGGCCGCGGACTACGCGCGTGGCCAGCGCTCGCGAGCACCGCGGGGTCGCTCTTCGTCCGCAGCTACGAGCGGGGTGAACGCGTGCACCTGGCAATGCTCGCGCGCGGGTTCGACGGACGGACCCACGTCGAGCGGACACCTGTCGCCGGCTCGACGTGGGCCGTGGCGATGCTCCTGCCCGTCGGCGCGACGATCGTCCTCGCGGCTGCGAGGCTGGGCGCATGA
- a CDS encoding energy-coupling factor ABC transporter ATP-binding protein, with product MSIPVIDLRGVDHVYPDGHRALDGVDLHVHPGERVALLGPNGAGKTTLVLHLNGILTPTSGSISVSGVPVSHAHLLDVRRRVGIVFQDPDDQLFMTTVAQDVAFGPQNLGLPAAEVEARVHEALSAVRMLEVADRPPHHLSFGQKRRVAVATVLAMRPEILVLDEPSSNLDPASRRELAEIVDGLDITVLMVTHDLPYALQLCERSVVLSEGRMVADAATREVLSDGELMAAHRLELPYGFDPRSVPGRTRG from the coding sequence ATGAGCATTCCCGTCATCGACCTGCGCGGCGTGGATCACGTCTACCCCGATGGGCACCGCGCGCTCGACGGTGTCGATCTGCACGTGCATCCCGGCGAGCGGGTCGCCCTGCTCGGCCCCAACGGCGCCGGCAAGACGACGCTGGTGCTGCACCTCAACGGGATCCTCACCCCGACGAGCGGCTCGATCTCGGTGTCGGGGGTGCCGGTGAGCCACGCGCACCTGCTCGACGTGCGGCGCCGGGTGGGCATCGTCTTCCAGGACCCCGACGACCAGCTCTTCATGACGACGGTGGCCCAGGACGTGGCATTCGGTCCGCAAAACCTCGGGCTGCCCGCTGCCGAGGTCGAGGCGCGGGTGCACGAGGCGCTCTCCGCGGTCAGGATGCTCGAGGTCGCCGACCGGCCCCCGCACCACCTGTCCTTCGGGCAGAAGCGGCGCGTCGCGGTCGCGACCGTGCTCGCGATGCGACCGGAGATCCTCGTGCTCGACGAGCCGAGCAGCAACCTCGACCCGGCCTCGCGTCGCGAGCTCGCCGAGATCGTCGACGGCCTCGACATCACGGTGCTCATGGTGACGCACGACCTGCCGTACGCCCTCCAGCTGTGCGAGCGCTCGGTCGTGCTCTCCGAAGGGAGGATGGTCGCCGACGCCGCGACGCGCGAGGTGCTCTCGGACGGCGAGCTCATGGCGGCGCACCGGCTGGAGCTGCCCTACGGCTTCGACCCGCGGTCGGTGCCGGGGCGCACGCGCGGCTGA
- a CDS encoding OsmC family protein, whose protein sequence is MSDHSFTTTLAWSGSTGVGYDAYSREHELTMASTTTRASSDLAFRGDASLPNPEQLLVAAASSCQMLSFLAVAARARLDVVDYRDEAVGEMPEGERPMWVTRIVLRPHITLAAPAPRAKVERLVEVAHRECFIAQSLRSEILLEPTLVGISD, encoded by the coding sequence GTGAGCGACCACTCCTTCACCACGACCCTCGCCTGGTCGGGATCCACGGGTGTCGGCTACGACGCCTACTCCCGCGAGCACGAGCTGACGATGGCCTCGACGACGACGCGGGCGAGCAGCGACCTCGCCTTCCGGGGTGACGCATCGCTGCCCAACCCCGAGCAGCTGCTCGTCGCGGCGGCGAGCAGCTGCCAGATGCTCTCCTTCCTGGCCGTCGCCGCCCGGGCCCGGCTCGACGTCGTCGACTACCGGGACGAGGCCGTCGGGGAGATGCCGGAGGGCGAGCGGCCGATGTGGGTGACGCGCATCGTCCTGCGTCCGCACATCACCCTCGCTGCCCCGGCCCCCCGCGCCAAGGTCGAGCGGCTCGTCGAGGTCGCCCACCGGGAGTGCTTCATCGCGCAGAGCCTGCGCAGCGAGATCCTCCTCGAGCCGACCCTCGTCGGCATCAGCGACTGA
- the rdgB gene encoding RdgB/HAM1 family non-canonical purine NTP pyrophosphatase, which yields MTQRVVLATHNEHKVHELQQILGEAELGLEIVSMAAFPEVGEIPETEVTFAGNARLKAEHVALRTSLPALADDSGLAVEVLGGSPGIFSARWSGLHEGADLPRAEKDRRNLQLLLDQLADVPDEHRRAAFRCAAVLAIPGGATVTSEGEVPGVVVREPVGDNGFGYDPIFRPDGDTRTLAQYTDVEKNAISHRGRAFRAMVPLLREHLA from the coding sequence GTGACCCAGCGGGTCGTCCTCGCGACGCACAACGAGCACAAGGTCCACGAGCTGCAGCAGATCCTCGGCGAGGCCGAGCTGGGCCTCGAGATCGTCTCGATGGCCGCCTTCCCCGAGGTCGGCGAGATCCCGGAGACCGAGGTGACCTTCGCCGGCAACGCGCGCCTCAAGGCCGAGCACGTCGCGCTGCGCACCTCGCTGCCCGCGCTCGCCGACGACTCCGGCCTGGCCGTCGAGGTGCTCGGCGGCAGCCCGGGCATCTTCTCCGCGCGGTGGTCGGGTCTGCACGAGGGGGCGGACCTGCCCCGGGCCGAGAAGGACCGTCGCAACCTCCAGCTCCTGCTCGACCAGCTCGCCGACGTGCCCGACGAGCACCGCCGCGCGGCCTTCCGCTGCGCCGCGGTCCTCGCGATCCCCGGTGGTGCCACCGTGACGAGCGAAGGGGAGGTCCCCGGCGTCGTCGTGCGGGAGCCGGTGGGGGACAACGGGTTTGGCTACGACCCGATCTTCCGTCCCGACGGCGACACCCGCACCCTTGCGCAGTACACGGACGTGGAGAAGAACGCGATCAGCCACCGCGGCCGCGCCTTCCGCGCCATGGTGCCGCTGCTGCGCGAGCACCTGGCCTGA
- the rph gene encoding ribonuclease PH: MTDTTPRHDGRTPEQLREVRITRNWLDHAEGSVLVEFGRTRVLVAASFEAGVPRWLKGQGTGWVTAEYEMLPRSTNTRSGRDSRKGKVGGRTHEISRLIGRSLRAVIDTKALGENTIVLDCDVLQADGGTRTAAITGAYVALVDAVEDARSRGLIPAGATPLTGSLAAVSVGVVDGRAVCDLDYPEDSTAETDMNVVMTGTGEFIEVQGTAEGAPFDRALLGELLDLATTGCAALTAKQQEALAETPRERVL, translated from the coding sequence ATGACTGACACCACCCCCCGGCACGACGGACGCACCCCCGAGCAGCTGCGCGAGGTGCGCATCACCCGCAACTGGCTCGACCACGCCGAGGGCTCGGTGCTCGTGGAGTTCGGCCGCACCCGGGTGCTCGTCGCCGCGAGCTTCGAGGCGGGGGTGCCGCGCTGGCTCAAGGGGCAGGGCACCGGCTGGGTCACCGCCGAGTACGAGATGCTGCCGCGCTCGACCAACACCCGCAGCGGGCGCGACTCGCGCAAGGGCAAGGTCGGCGGTCGCACCCACGAGATCTCCCGCCTCATCGGCCGCAGCCTGCGCGCCGTCATCGACACCAAGGCGCTGGGGGAGAACACGATCGTCCTCGACTGCGACGTCCTGCAGGCCGACGGCGGCACCCGCACGGCGGCCATCACCGGCGCCTACGTCGCCCTCGTCGACGCCGTCGAGGACGCCCGCAGCCGTGGCCTGATCCCGGCCGGCGCGACGCCGCTCACCGGCTCGCTCGCCGCGGTCTCGGTCGGCGTCGTCGACGGCCGCGCGGTCTGCGACCTCGACTACCCCGAGGACTCCACCGCCGAGACGGACATGAACGTCGTCATGACCGGCACCGGCGAGTTCATCGAGGTGCAGGGAACGGCGGAGGGCGCTCCCTTCGACCGGGCGCTGCTCGGTGAGCTGCTCGACCTCGCGACCACCGGCTGCGCCGCGCTCACCGCCAAGCAGCAGGAGGCCCTCGCCGAGACCCCGCGCGAGCGTGTGCTGTGA
- a CDS encoding glycosyltransferase: MRPSFDHVLLTRFSAVLHPEAPPPDEDWLFYRLGFFVDACLPSVLSQRGAQPFEWLVIFDDRCSADFRTQVEELAEGAFTPIWTHAPFTRDGFAQHVADRCHSPFVITTRIDSDDAMAVDLMASVQAQFAEQERLFVNFPRGIQIDRSGAVHRATILSSPFLSLIEAREEGRLPDTVFVAKHARARGHGPLREVRAPVMWAQVLHGTNLANIVNGVRVHPRVVAERFDLHLGYDATPGRARLLRGRATQLGRLARLWAAHPGELTKWVEATAWTARGTHERPPEAGAPTLTDRVQEWESRTRVRVRDLRWRAKGAANDRLPGREGVVAGDIADVLARDRVVVLAEWSPGARVRPDALAAATAWAEGGFGVLVVAARDPWVRLAAPDLPAGAALVRRRNTAYDFGSWAHALATWPAVARKNLVVLTNDSLVGPLGPLDELIRRIDAGTSDVWAATANHHPAEHLQSYLLAVRGGALAREPLAGFFARVRPLESKRAVVEAYEIGLTTTVDAADLTRESGWTHDELGLPLDVDLSLHGWRALLAAGFPFVKRMLLTAPQSADQRSEVAAVVASLRDGGPSTP, from the coding sequence GTGAGGCCGTCCTTCGACCACGTCCTGCTCACCCGCTTCAGCGCGGTGCTGCACCCCGAAGCGCCGCCGCCCGACGAGGACTGGCTCTTCTACCGGCTCGGCTTCTTCGTCGACGCCTGCCTGCCGTCAGTGCTCTCGCAGCGCGGCGCGCAGCCCTTCGAGTGGCTGGTGATCTTCGACGACCGGTGCTCCGCGGACTTCCGGACGCAGGTCGAGGAGCTCGCCGAGGGCGCCTTCACCCCGATCTGGACGCATGCCCCCTTCACCCGCGACGGCTTCGCCCAGCACGTCGCCGACCGGTGCCACTCCCCCTTCGTCATCACGACCCGGATCGACAGCGACGACGCGATGGCGGTCGACCTCATGGCCTCGGTGCAGGCGCAGTTCGCCGAGCAGGAGCGGCTCTTCGTCAACTTCCCCCGCGGCATCCAGATCGACCGCAGCGGTGCCGTGCACCGGGCGACGATCCTCTCGAGCCCCTTCCTCTCTCTCATCGAGGCCCGCGAGGAGGGCCGGCTGCCGGACACGGTCTTCGTCGCCAAGCACGCCCGCGCCCGCGGCCACGGTCCGCTGCGCGAGGTGCGCGCGCCGGTCATGTGGGCGCAGGTGCTGCACGGCACCAACCTCGCCAACATCGTCAACGGCGTGCGGGTGCACCCGCGGGTCGTCGCCGAGCGCTTCGACCTCCACCTCGGCTACGACGCGACTCCGGGGCGAGCCCGGCTGCTGCGCGGACGGGCCACCCAGCTCGGCCGGCTCGCCCGGCTGTGGGCGGCCCACCCCGGCGAGCTGACGAAGTGGGTCGAGGCCACCGCGTGGACCGCCCGCGGCACCCACGAGCGCCCGCCGGAGGCCGGCGCGCCGACGCTCACCGACCGGGTGCAGGAGTGGGAGTCGCGCACCCGGGTGCGGGTGCGGGACCTGCGCTGGCGGGCGAAGGGGGCGGCCAACGACCGCCTGCCCGGGCGGGAGGGCGTCGTGGCCGGCGACATCGCAGACGTCCTCGCGAGGGACCGGGTCGTCGTCCTCGCGGAGTGGTCTCCCGGTGCCCGGGTGAGGCCGGACGCCCTGGCTGCGGCCACGGCCTGGGCCGAAGGGGGCTTCGGTGTCCTCGTCGTCGCGGCCCGCGACCCGTGGGTGCGGCTGGCCGCACCCGACCTGCCCGCGGGCGCCGCGCTCGTGCGGCGGCGCAACACCGCCTACGACTTCGGCTCGTGGGCGCACGCCCTGGCGACCTGGCCGGCGGTGGCGCGCAAGAACCTCGTCGTCCTGACCAACGACTCCCTCGTCGGCCCGCTCGGGCCGCTCGACGAGCTCATCCGTCGCATCGACGCCGGTACGAGCGATGTCTGGGCGGCGACCGCCAACCACCACCCGGCGGAGCACCTGCAGAGCTATCTGCTCGCGGTCCGTGGTGGCGCGCTCGCCCGCGAGCCGCTCGCGGGGTTCTTCGCGCGGGTGCGCCCGCTGGAGTCCAAGCGTGCGGTCGTCGAGGCCTACGAGATCGGGCTCACCACCACCGTCGATGCCGCCGACCTGACCCGCGAGAGCGGCTGGACCCATGACGAGCTCGGACTCCCGCTCGACGTCGACCTCTCCCTGCACGGCTGGCGAGCGCTCCTGGCGGCGGGCTTCCCCTTCGTCAAGCGGATGCTGCTCACGGCGCCGCAGTCCGCCGACCAGCGCTCGGAGGTCGCCGCCGTCGTGGCGTCGCTGCGCGATGGGGGCCCCTCGACGCCCTAG
- a CDS encoding serine aminopeptidase domain-containing protein, translating to MDQHSQISLPGGGTTTLHAAGTDATSAPFVLVMPAMGVPAGYYGPFVDELARHGVAAGVADYTGQGDATPHVGRGRDLGYDDLAHGWLPAVVDRVREQHDGPVVALGHSLGGHLLAAHLAGPTPAVDAAVLIGSGTPHWRAQQGLKTLAQTQLIAVVSRLCGYWPGVRLGFGGTQARTLMREWAAFSRTGRLAPGGRDIAAGLAGRSLPLLAVDLDNDTLAPPAAVDELVGLFASADVERFTFAKAVGDPGKPVNHYSFARSPEMIGERIAAWVTGRVGERARP from the coding sequence GTGGACCAGCACAGCCAGATCAGCCTGCCCGGTGGCGGGACGACGACCCTGCACGCCGCCGGGACCGACGCGACGTCGGCGCCCTTCGTCCTCGTCATGCCGGCCATGGGGGTGCCGGCGGGCTACTACGGCCCCTTCGTCGACGAGCTCGCGCGGCACGGCGTGGCCGCCGGCGTCGCCGACTACACCGGGCAGGGCGATGCGACGCCGCACGTCGGCCGTGGACGGGACCTCGGCTACGACGACCTCGCCCACGGCTGGCTGCCGGCGGTCGTCGACCGGGTCCGCGAGCAGCACGACGGCCCCGTCGTGGCGCTCGGGCACTCCCTCGGCGGCCACCTCCTCGCCGCCCACCTCGCCGGCCCGACGCCCGCGGTCGACGCCGCCGTGCTCATCGGGTCGGGGACGCCCCACTGGCGCGCGCAGCAGGGACTCAAGACCCTCGCGCAGACCCAGCTCATCGCGGTCGTCTCACGGCTGTGCGGCTACTGGCCCGGCGTGCGCCTCGGCTTCGGCGGGACGCAGGCGCGGACGCTGATGCGCGAGTGGGCGGCCTTCTCCCGCACCGGGCGTCTGGCTCCCGGGGGCCGAGACATCGCGGCGGGGCTCGCCGGGCGCTCGCTGCCCTTGCTCGCCGTCGACCTCGACAACGACACCCTCGCTCCGCCGGCCGCCGTCGACGAGCTGGTCGGGCTCTTCGCGAGTGCCGACGTCGAGCGCTTCACCTTCGCCAAGGCGGTGGGCGACCCGGGCAAGCCGGTGAACCACTACAGCTTCGCCCGCTCCCCCGAGATGATCGGTGAGCGGATCGCCGCCTGGGTCACCGGACGGGTCGGCGAGCGCGCACGACCCTGA
- a CDS encoding type II toxin-antitoxin system VapC family toxin, with protein sequence MIAVDTNVVSELMRLQPEAEVVRWAASVADADLAVPAVVVGELLHGLGRMPAGARRQRLEGALDAFFQRLGDDRVLPLDGPAAVAYAHVMSGRELSGRPVSTVDALIAATCRAHGASLATRNTKDFTGTGIELIDPWSAGRAR encoded by the coding sequence ATGATCGCGGTCGACACCAACGTCGTCTCCGAGCTGATGAGACTGCAGCCCGAGGCCGAGGTCGTGAGATGGGCGGCCTCGGTCGCCGACGCCGACCTCGCCGTGCCCGCCGTCGTCGTCGGGGAGCTCCTGCACGGGCTGGGGCGAATGCCCGCGGGTGCTCGGCGGCAGCGGCTGGAGGGCGCGCTCGATGCGTTCTTCCAGCGGCTCGGCGACGACCGGGTCCTCCCTCTCGACGGGCCGGCGGCCGTGGCCTATGCCCATGTCATGTCCGGCCGAGAGCTGTCCGGCCGGCCCGTGAGCACCGTGGACGCACTCATCGCCGCGACGTGCCGGGCCCACGGAGCCTCCCTGGCCACGCGCAACACCAAGGACTTCACCGGTACCGGCATCGAGCTGATCGACCCCTGGTCGGCAGGCCGGGCTCGCTGA
- a CDS encoding toxin-antitoxin system has product MAAITVRNLDDDVRDRLRLMAAEHGHSMEAEVRSILTAAAGHRQQRPNALMDLYWAGRGDVVVEMESDLEPPPRESDPPRVDFTDPAFG; this is encoded by the coding sequence ATGGCAGCGATCACCGTTCGCAACCTCGATGACGACGTCCGTGACCGACTGCGCCTGATGGCGGCGGAGCACGGTCACTCGATGGAGGCAGAGGTCCGCTCGATCCTGACGGCGGCGGCCGGCCACCGGCAGCAGCGGCCCAATGCCCTGATGGATCTGTACTGGGCAGGTCGTGGCGACGTGGTGGTCGAGATGGAGTCCGACCTGGAGCCGCCCCCACGTGAGTCCGACCCACCTCGCGTCGATTTCACCGACCCGGCCTTCGGATGA
- a CDS encoding S66 peptidase family protein, protein MDARLPAPLRPGDTIAVTAPSSGVPPTLQPRLDLAIAGLRRRGLEVVEGVCLRDTTDTHVSASREARADELMALLVDPDVHAVIPPWGGETGIDVLPWLDLDLLAECDPTWYVGFSDTATTMLPLTLRAGWATLHGSNLMDTPYAPAPGHLHWLDVATAEGGELTQTAATHRRAAGWDDYEGDPGVDEMTLTEPTRWSLLEGEAASFAGPLVGGCIEVLSPLAGTAFGDVWSWAQVQEQPPVVLLEAAEGNAFEIARCLHGLRLAGWFDRCAGVVIGRTPAPDAPTLTQHEAVRDALDGLGVPVVLDADVGHQQPQMPLVLGVPTRVEVGPEAQRVTQELVRPEC, encoded by the coding sequence ATGGACGCGCGCCTGCCCGCCCCCCTTCGCCCCGGTGACACGATCGCGGTCACCGCACCCAGCTCCGGGGTCCCGCCGACCCTGCAGCCCCGCCTCGACCTGGCGATCGCCGGTCTGCGGCGGCGCGGCCTCGAGGTCGTCGAGGGGGTCTGCCTGCGCGACACGACCGACACCCACGTGAGCGCCTCGCGCGAGGCCCGCGCCGACGAGCTCATGGCCCTGCTCGTCGACCCCGACGTCCACGCGGTCATCCCGCCATGGGGTGGTGAGACCGGCATCGACGTGCTGCCGTGGCTCGACCTCGACCTGCTCGCCGAGTGCGACCCGACCTGGTACGTCGGCTTCTCCGACACGGCGACGACGATGCTGCCGCTCACCCTGCGCGCCGGGTGGGCGACCCTCCACGGCAGCAACCTCATGGACACGCCCTACGCGCCCGCCCCCGGCCACCTGCACTGGCTCGACGTGGCGACCGCCGAGGGCGGCGAGCTCACCCAGACCGCCGCCACGCACCGCCGCGCCGCGGGTTGGGACGACTACGAGGGTGACCCCGGCGTCGACGAGATGACGCTCACCGAGCCGACCCGGTGGTCGCTGCTCGAGGGGGAGGCGGCCAGCTTTGCGGGACCGCTCGTCGGTGGCTGCATCGAGGTGCTCTCGCCGCTGGCGGGCACCGCCTTCGGTGACGTGTGGTCCTGGGCGCAGGTGCAGGAGCAGCCGCCCGTCGTCCTGCTCGAGGCCGCGGAGGGCAATGCCTTCGAGATCGCCCGCTGCCTGCACGGACTGCGGCTGGCGGGGTGGTTCGACCGGTGCGCCGGCGTCGTCATCGGCCGCACGCCTGCGCCCGACGCACCGACCCTGACGCAGCACGAGGCGGTACGCGACGCCCTCGACGGTCTCGGCGTGCCGGTCGTGCTCGACGCCGACGTGGGGCACCAGCAGCCGCAGATGCCGCTCGTCCTCGGCGTTCCCACTCGGGTCGAGGTCGGCCCGGAGGCGCAGCGGGTCACCCAGGAGCTCGTCCGACCGGAGTGCTAG
- a CDS encoding HAD family hydrolase gives MTRRAICFDVDGTLVDSLPDIIGSITAAMVEHGLPDPGDPPVRALVGLPLEDMFTALAPEGDVAALAASYRRIYPARFTQRSAPFVDTIEVLEALRAKGYLLAVTTTKRSEMARDLVAALGLADHLDHVQGTDGFPAKPAPDVIERALSALDAEGTWMVGDTTHDVHAGAAAGLQTYAVCRPEATHDRATLASAHPDRLEESLLPLLDLV, from the coding sequence ATGACGCGACGAGCCATCTGCTTCGACGTCGACGGCACGCTCGTCGACTCCCTGCCGGACATCATCGGGAGCATCACGGCCGCGATGGTCGAGCACGGGCTGCCCGACCCGGGCGACCCGCCGGTCCGCGCGCTCGTCGGCCTCCCCCTCGAGGACATGTTCACCGCCCTCGCTCCCGAGGGGGACGTCGCCGCCCTCGCGGCGTCGTACCGCCGGATCTACCCGGCCCGCTTCACCCAGCGATCCGCTCCCTTCGTCGACACCATCGAGGTGCTCGAGGCCCTGCGGGCCAAGGGCTATCTGCTCGCGGTGACGACGACGAAGCGCAGCGAGATGGCACGCGACCTCGTCGCCGCGCTCGGGCTCGCCGACCACCTCGACCACGTCCAGGGCACCGACGGCTTCCCCGCCAAGCCGGCGCCGGACGTCATCGAGCGGGCACTGTCCGCTCTGGACGCGGAGGGCACGTGGATGGTGGGCGACACGACGCACGACGTGCACGCGGGTGCGGCCGCGGGGCTTCAGACCTATGCCGTGTGCCGCCCGGAGGCCACCCATGACCGGGCCACGCTCGCCAGCGCGCACCCCGACCGACTCGAGGAGTCGCTGCTGCCGCTGCTCGACCTCGTCTGA